One window of the Spirochaetota bacterium genome contains the following:
- a CDS encoding polysaccharide export protein: MKKTCFVLLFFVTFSLLSFIHIFAQSDDYKVGIGDILEVRILKPEASTDRTTVTPSGQISVAYIGSLHVKDKTITEVQKEIQWRLASGYLKYPVVVVALIESRSMNFTVSGEVIRPGSYQLQEKTTVLKAISIAGGFTRFGSKSRVKLLRPFPDKPGYDSIKINLQKAMNGDAKEDVILKPGDIVVVSEGFF, from the coding sequence GTGAAGAAAACATGCTTTGTTTTGTTATTCTTCGTTACATTCAGCCTTCTGTCATTTATTCATATTTTTGCTCAAAGCGATGATTATAAAGTAGGTATCGGAGATATACTTGAGGTTAGGATTCTGAAGCCTGAGGCATCGACGGACAGGACAACGGTGACTCCAAGCGGGCAGATTTCTGTTGCATATATCGGCAGTCTTCATGTCAAAGATAAAACAATAACTGAAGTTCAAAAAGAAATACAATGGCGTCTCGCAAGCGGATATCTAAAATATCCTGTTGTTGTTGTTGCACTGATTGAGTCGCGAAGTATGAATTTTACTGTTTCAGGTGAAGTGATTCGTCCGGGATCATACCAGCTTCAGGAGAAAACCACTGTCTTAAAGGCTATATCTATTGCCGGCGGTTTTACTAGGTTTGGTTCTAAAAGCCGTGTAAAATTGCTCCGACCCTTTCCTGATAAACCTGGCTATGATAGTATAAAGATCAATCTACAAAAAGCAATGAATGGTGACGCCAAAGAAGATGTAATACTTAAACCAGGCGACATTGTTGTCGTATCAGAGGGATTCTTTTAG
- a CDS encoding acyltransferase, translating into MANSVNPDKLRSILNLQTFGILLVVLGHSIPRGSIDTYPPDIIWLHSFIYSFHMPLFMFISGYLFIHSNRDRSIRYVSFIKDKAIRLLIPYIMLSTLAFFPKVILSKYANRPIDFSFVTYIRGIIYPTENPIKAMWFLPVLFSIFIAAPFLRTMINQTRLVATLAVIGALVLLNIFNPVYTNVFGLQITMDYFFYFFLGCLTAAQCKASLNRSGKIHLVLITLTALILVNLFLPQLTEKIPMLFAAFIGICFSVSLACFMDNHGWKFLGYIDGYSYQIYLLSWFVQIFFRILYQINIINEYICFILMLSCGALIPVLIARFIERKLPIGKIFVGMK; encoded by the coding sequence ATGGCAAACTCCGTAAACCCAGACAAATTGCGGTCCATACTCAACCTGCAGACGTTCGGCATACTGCTGGTTGTTTTGGGGCACAGTATTCCACGAGGCAGTATCGACACCTATCCTCCGGATATCATCTGGCTTCACTCTTTTATTTACAGTTTCCATATGCCATTGTTCATGTTCATATCGGGATACCTTTTCATCCACAGCAACAGGGACAGGAGCATACGATACGTCTCTTTTATCAAGGATAAAGCCATACGCCTGCTCATCCCGTACATTATGCTTTCCACCCTGGCGTTCTTTCCGAAGGTGATTCTGTCGAAGTACGCCAACCGGCCCATCGATTTCAGCTTCGTGACATATATTCGCGGCATTATCTATCCCACGGAAAATCCCATTAAAGCAATGTGGTTTCTGCCGGTTCTTTTCTCTATCTTTATCGCGGCGCCGTTTCTAAGGACAATGATAAATCAAACCCGTTTGGTCGCCACGCTGGCCGTCATTGGCGCTTTGGTGCTGTTAAATATTTTCAACCCTGTATACACAAATGTCTTCGGATTACAGATAACAATGGATTATTTCTTCTATTTTTTTCTCGGCTGTCTTACCGCTGCCCAATGCAAAGCAAGCCTCAACCGGAGCGGAAAAATTCATCTTGTCCTCATAACATTGACGGCGCTTATACTTGTAAATTTATTTCTGCCGCAACTCACCGAAAAAATACCGATGCTTTTTGCGGCGTTCATTGGTATATGCTTCTCTGTTTCACTGGCATGCTTCATGGACAATCACGGCTGGAAATTTCTTGGATATATCGATGGTTATTCATACCAGATATATCTTCTGTCATGGTTCGTGCAGATTTTTTTCCGAATACTCTACCAGATTAATATCATCAATGAATATATTTGTTTCATCCTCATGCTTTCGTGCGGGGCGCTTATTCCCGTATTGATTGCCAGATTCATTGAAAGAAAACTGCCGATCGGGAAAATATTCGTTGGCATGAAATGA
- a CDS encoding SUMF1/EgtB/PvdO family nonheme iron enzyme, with product MKISIKPAVIIMLAALTPFTTCIKGMSGIEKLEQPEFLISINTYNNKTTPGTPGTDSFQSAQTPGQKVSITIGTQIVNMIYANNQSSVTFPHGSSDASKQTLTRKMFIQETDFTNAMAVQVLQWAYNNDKFSLNSGDYNYLSSSSINYGGQSLFKLTATANITEDYNIQIAFSGGTFSVRNSEFANKPVTCITWYGAVMLCNWLTEMEEGNTANCVYSGIDNTWLADETLTDLAKTGFRLPTRIEYWYCARYRGDDYTNTVTGYSNPYFTKGNSASGATADYSNTTATSAVAVYGTSALSVIKSKTANALGLYDMTGNVWKWLENYSGNGAFDAGSCWDRPADQYLEIGVDASSNSCNDPAFHVGFRIARTQ from the coding sequence ATGAAAATTAGTATAAAACCAGCCGTAATTATAATGCTCGCAGCATTGACGCCGTTTACTACCTGTATAAAAGGCATGTCCGGTATCGAAAAATTAGAGCAACCCGAATTTTTGATATCAATAAACACCTATAATAATAAGACAACGCCCGGCACACCCGGCACCGACTCTTTTCAGTCCGCCCAGACACCGGGCCAGAAGGTATCAATAACAATAGGGACGCAGATTGTAAATATGATCTATGCTAATAATCAATCAAGTGTTACATTTCCTCATGGCTCATCAGATGCATCGAAACAGACGTTGACAAGAAAAATGTTCATACAGGAGACGGATTTTACCAATGCCATGGCCGTCCAGGTATTGCAGTGGGCTTATAATAATGACAAGTTTTCTCTAAATTCAGGCGATTATAACTATTTATCATCATCATCGATCAACTATGGCGGACAGTCTTTATTCAAACTTACCGCCACAGCAAACATCACGGAAGATTATAATATTCAGATAGCTTTTAGTGGCGGAACTTTTTCAGTTCGTAATTCAGAATTTGCCAATAAGCCGGTAACTTGCATTACATGGTATGGAGCAGTAATGCTCTGCAACTGGCTGACTGAAATGGAAGAAGGGAACACGGCAAATTGCGTTTACTCGGGTATCGACAACACATGGCTGGCCGACGAGACCTTGACCGATCTCGCAAAGACCGGCTTCAGGCTCCCCACCAGAATTGAATACTGGTACTGCGCAAGATATAGAGGAGATGATTACACAAACACCGTGACCGGATATTCCAATCCATACTTCACGAAGGGAAATTCGGCAAGCGGCGCAACGGCGGATTACTCAAATACGACGGCAACATCGGCCGTGGCCGTTTATGGGACGTCTGCTCTCTCGGTAATAAAATCAAAAACAGCCAATGCCCTTGGCTTGTACGACATGACCGGTAATGTGTGGAAATGGCTGGAAAATTATTCGGGAAATGGAGCCTTTGACGCAGGATCATGTTGGGACCGACCAGCCGATCAATATCTCGAAATAGGCGTTGATGCAAGCAGCAACTCATGTAATGATCCGGCATTCCATGTGGGATTCCGTATTGCCAGGACTCAATAA
- a CDS encoding polysaccharide pyruvyl transferase family protein, whose product MKHIILTGASLSSENKGINALTLGAIASLIENNPGIGIEIFNQDSDEDSEKSHDLLINGKKYSITEHYVWSSKFILSGLLHLVFFFLPGKLKEYLFVDKLKIFYALPVLLNKKWRKKKIYRNDRRLKELVNADYVINLAEGDSFSDIYGLHVFLRHSLDKYLAISHKRKLIIFPQTIGPFTSVPGKMLAKNVLRRADLVYIREDQSFNHVTDLCGSLPHFRPANDMAFLMSPEKVDNPEFDAFIKSGTIVGINVSGFLHDVSIGKDMILGSDVDYPRVTERIIQTLLSFDRKVKIVFIPHVGIEDHPLSVKIAERLSHIIPAERIYVVDSGYSAPQLKYLISKLDFFTGARMHSCIAALSTGVPTVPQAYSYKFKGITGKIGLDQYVIDLKKDTEEEMVDKLKNAYKNSAAITRHLHKVIPAIISEVRECGKLP is encoded by the coding sequence ATGAAGCACATCATTTTAACAGGCGCATCTTTGAGCAGCGAGAACAAGGGCATCAACGCGTTAACACTGGGCGCAATAGCATCATTGATTGAAAATAACCCCGGTATCGGTATCGAGATATTCAATCAGGATTCAGACGAGGACTCTGAAAAGAGCCATGACCTGCTGATAAACGGGAAAAAATACTCCATTACCGAACACTATGTCTGGAGCTCGAAATTCATTCTGAGCGGACTGCTGCACCTGGTTTTTTTCTTCCTGCCCGGCAAATTAAAAGAATACCTTTTCGTGGATAAATTGAAAATATTCTATGCCTTGCCGGTGCTGTTGAATAAAAAGTGGCGGAAGAAGAAAATCTATCGCAATGACCGGCGCCTCAAGGAGCTTGTCAACGCTGATTATGTGATCAATCTCGCGGAGGGGGACAGTTTCAGCGATATATACGGGCTCCATGTCTTCCTCAGGCATTCTCTCGACAAGTACCTGGCTATTTCGCATAAGCGGAAGCTTATCATTTTCCCCCAGACAATAGGTCCTTTTACATCAGTTCCCGGGAAAATGCTGGCGAAAAATGTTCTCAGGAGAGCCGATCTGGTCTATATCCGGGAGGACCAGTCTTTCAACCATGTCACTGATTTATGCGGCAGTCTGCCTCATTTTAGACCAGCCAATGACATGGCATTCCTCATGAGTCCGGAAAAAGTTGACAACCCAGAATTCGATGCCTTCATTAAAAGCGGAACCATCGTAGGAATCAATGTCAGTGGTTTTTTACATGATGTTTCCATTGGAAAAGACATGATCCTGGGAAGCGACGTCGATTATCCCAGGGTGACCGAACGAATTATACAGACGTTATTATCGTTTGACAGGAAAGTTAAAATTGTCTTTATCCCACACGTGGGAATAGAAGATCATCCACTCTCGGTGAAAATCGCGGAAAGACTTTCCCATATCATTCCCGCCGAGAGAATCTATGTCGTGGATTCCGGCTATTCGGCGCCGCAGCTCAAGTACCTGATTAGCAAGCTCGATTTTTTTACGGGTGCGCGGATGCATTCCTGCATCGCGGCGCTTTCTACGGGGGTGCCTACCGTTCCGCAGGCATACAGCTATAAATTTAAAGGGATAACCGGGAAAATTGGGCTGGATCAGTATGTTATCGATTTAAAAAAAGACACGGAAGAAGAAATGGTTGATAAGCTCAAAAATGCCTATAAAAACAGTGCTGCGATAACAAGGCACCTGCACAAAGTAATACCTGCTATTATCAGTGAAGTCCGGGAATGCGGAAAATTACCATAA
- a CDS encoding AAA family ATPase yields the protein MEKSNISINTSRDFIRPIFRHKLLILISFVIISVITYIILLMFTNVYEAKVLIHIKGIGQIEAQTYERLVATRIHFTQMSIVTSNPVMKRAVKALELDKRPLDYETKFCHSLKVPLVKWQAFKTRRYIDGLSPELKQHYRFTFALNALKTNTTTTLRPNTDIFEISVKDYDPASAVAIANVVSRSFIIYDLEQQLVELEMKYGDLHPTILQLQDNIYKMKNNLTGNELSDMDAYGTASVKIIEQASTNYLPVGKPKILIFLGGIIFALVFGVGLAMVVDIYSNSFKSPQDFVDHFNLPVIGTIPKRIFFQKNKIGIEKSSEMYESFMSDLADQMFIFMKIQKLKVLLFASANPVSSNSTITSNLGYHLAGMGINVLVIDANITKPVVDKLLNINESPGLGDIIKDDSRKIEEIIISKDANISFMPVGASSKDIMSLLSESKLKTIFKYCKNKYDAVLIDCTLVSKMSDMAMLFSNADGVVVIANEGTDHLQATKKTIYLLKKYNANIVGGVLNNRTFPIPDWLYKRM from the coding sequence ATGGAAAAAAGTAATATATCAATTAATACCTCTCGGGATTTTATTAGGCCGATCTTCAGGCATAAATTATTGATTTTGATATCATTTGTCATTATTAGTGTGATTACATATATAATCTTATTAATGTTTACCAATGTCTACGAGGCTAAAGTATTGATACATATAAAGGGAATCGGGCAGATTGAGGCTCAAACCTATGAGCGACTCGTGGCAACAAGAATTCACTTTACACAGATGTCCATTGTCACATCCAACCCGGTAATGAAACGAGCTGTCAAGGCTCTGGAACTTGATAAAAGACCATTGGACTATGAAACAAAATTCTGTCACTCCCTTAAAGTCCCCCTGGTAAAATGGCAAGCATTCAAAACACGACGATATATAGACGGTCTAAGCCCGGAGCTTAAGCAGCACTATAGATTTACATTTGCATTAAATGCTCTTAAGACGAATACGACAACGACACTTCGCCCTAACACCGATATATTCGAAATATCAGTTAAAGATTATGATCCTGCATCGGCCGTCGCGATCGCCAATGTTGTGAGCCGTTCTTTTATAATTTATGACTTAGAGCAGCAGTTGGTCGAACTGGAAATGAAATATGGCGACCTGCATCCGACAATACTGCAATTGCAGGATAACATTTATAAAATGAAGAACAATCTAACCGGCAATGAATTGTCGGATATGGATGCCTATGGAACTGCAAGTGTAAAAATAATCGAGCAGGCATCAACAAATTATTTACCGGTTGGAAAACCGAAGATCCTCATTTTTCTCGGTGGAATTATTTTTGCTTTGGTTTTCGGGGTCGGTTTGGCAATGGTTGTTGATATTTACAGTAATTCTTTTAAATCACCGCAGGATTTTGTCGATCATTTCAATCTGCCGGTTATTGGGACGATACCGAAAAGAATATTTTTCCAAAAAAATAAAATCGGTATAGAAAAATCATCTGAAATGTATGAATCCTTTATGAGCGATTTGGCCGATCAAATGTTTATATTTATGAAGATTCAAAAGCTTAAAGTATTGTTATTTGCTTCTGCGAATCCCGTTTCGTCAAATTCCACCATAACAAGCAATCTGGGATATCATCTGGCGGGTATGGGTATTAATGTACTTGTCATAGATGCAAACATAACGAAACCGGTTGTTGATAAGTTATTAAATATTAATGAGTCTCCTGGTTTGGGGGATATAATCAAAGACGATTCGCGGAAAATTGAAGAAATTATAATATCAAAAGATGCAAATATCAGTTTTATGCCGGTTGGCGCTTCTTCAAAAGATATAATGAGTCTTTTAAGTGAATCGAAATTAAAAACGATTTTCAAGTATTGTAAAAATAAATATGATGCGGTTTTGATTGATTGTACCCTTGTAAGTAAGATGTCGGATATGGCTATGTTATTTTCAAACGCCGATGGCGTTGTGGTAATTGCAAACGAGGGAACAGACCACTTGCAAGCGACGAAAAAGACAATATATCTTTTAAAAAAATATAATGCCAATATAGTAGGGGGAGTTTTAAATAATAGAACATTCCCAATACCGGATTGGTTATATAAAAGGATGTAG
- a CDS encoding oligosaccharide flippase family protein — MAALCQLFIAFSDIFVSQGLGYAIIQRKEISDDIVNIAFWINAFFGFILMVVLMLCSNLIAGFFNEPGLRLLIVFMSSSLFISGISRIHVALLTKNMNFKSLAIRDSVSILISSIVGIVCALNGFGVWSLAIQNVLNSIISVIILWNSIVWRPSLKINFRQFDEFMKLYIYGLKVLLDSFLLFFSSRLDELVIGKLFDAASLGYYSLAKKIVQIIFELGISSAGTIILPLLSHLQSDIEKFKKIISSVFYLILPVSTFICLYIAMNSKSIIHIFDAKWASSYPILSIYSITLIFGIIPLLLHSAFFAFNRPGFPVISKVIRLSVTPVLFFVFMKIGAKGIAVSIVVREFVCAILDIYLLKRIIPDFDLLVFIKPILKSSLFVIFVVLIHYFIIGDYIYNLAEFAAYSMVFGVLSLLYLVYLLDYKKIYQWLRSRGELA, encoded by the coding sequence TTGGCGGCTCTCTGCCAGCTGTTCATCGCCTTCTCGGATATATTCGTCAGCCAGGGCCTCGGGTACGCGATAATTCAGCGAAAAGAAATATCGGATGATATTGTAAACATAGCTTTCTGGATTAACGCTTTTTTCGGCTTCATATTGATGGTCGTGCTCATGCTCTGCTCGAATCTTATCGCGGGTTTTTTTAACGAGCCGGGCTTGAGGCTGTTGATAGTCTTCATGAGCTCTTCATTGTTTATTTCAGGCATCTCCCGTATCCACGTGGCGCTTTTGACAAAAAACATGAATTTTAAAAGCCTCGCCATCCGGGATTCGGTGAGTATTCTCATTTCATCAATAGTCGGTATTGTTTGCGCTCTGAACGGTTTCGGAGTGTGGAGTCTTGCGATTCAAAATGTATTGAATTCCATCATATCGGTAATAATATTGTGGAACTCGATAGTATGGCGACCAAGCTTGAAAATCAATTTCAGACAGTTTGACGAATTCATGAAATTATATATATACGGTTTAAAGGTTCTTCTTGACAGCTTTTTGCTTTTCTTCTCGAGCAGGCTGGACGAGCTGGTCATCGGCAAATTATTCGACGCCGCCTCTCTGGGCTATTATTCGCTGGCAAAAAAAATCGTTCAAATCATATTCGAGCTTGGAATTTCAAGCGCCGGTACGATTATTCTCCCCCTTCTGAGCCATCTGCAGAGCGATATCGAGAAATTCAAAAAGATAATATCATCGGTATTTTACCTGATACTGCCCGTATCAACGTTTATATGCCTGTATATCGCCATGAATTCAAAATCCATAATTCACATATTCGACGCCAAGTGGGCGTCATCGTATCCTATATTGTCGATTTATTCCATAACCCTGATTTTCGGCATTATCCCGTTGCTCCTGCATTCGGCTTTTTTCGCGTTTAATAGACCGGGCTTTCCCGTTATAAGTAAAGTGATCAGATTATCCGTAACGCCGGTCCTGTTTTTTGTATTTATGAAAATTGGCGCAAAGGGCATTGCCGTTTCCATCGTTGTTAGGGAATTTGTCTGCGCGATTCTGGATATTTATTTGTTGAAAAGGATTATTCCCGATTTTGACTTGCTGGTTTTCATTAAACCTATTTTAAAATCAAGCCTCTTTGTCATATTTGTTGTTTTAATTCATTACTTTATAATTGGAGATTATATCTACAACCTCGCCGAATTTGCCGCATATTCGATGGTTTTTGGCGTATTATCTTTGCTCTATCTCGTATACTTGCTTGATTACAAAAAAATATATCAATGGTTGAGAAGCAGGGGAGAGCTTGCTTGA